The Burkholderia mayonis DNA window CTGCGCCACGCCATAGCGCGTCGCCCAGAAACTGGCGGCCCGTCCACGCTTCCCTCCCACACTCGGTCGCCCTCATGCAGTTGCGCTTCGCTTCATTCGCCGTGACCAGCTTATGGGCGGGACTTTCTCCCGCAGGAGAGTGCGCCCATACTGGGCGCACCATGAAAAACGCCGCGAGCGATCGCGGCGTCTTTGCATCGATGCGCGTAGCGTCCCGCGTTCACGCGCCCGTTCGGACGCGCGACGAACGCCGATACGCGTTCACACTTCCCCTTTCGCGACTTCCTCGGGCTTGAGCTCGACGATCTTGTCGAGCGCGGTCCGCACTTCCATCGCATATTGCGCGAGCCGCTTCTGCTCGTCGGTGACGGGCACGAACGGCGGCACCGGCACCGGGTTGCCGTTCTCGTCGACCGCGACGAACACGACGAGGCAATCGGTCGTCTGGCGCAGCACGCCGCCCTTCGGGTCGCCCGCGTGCACCGACACGTGGATGTGCATGCTCGTGCGGCCCGTCGCGACGACGCGCGCCTTCAGCTCGACGAGATTGCCGACGAGGATCGGCCGCTGGAAGCGGATGTTGCCGACGCTCACCGTCACGCAATAGCGGCTCGACCAGATCGCCGCGCACGCGTACGCGGTCTCGTCGATCCATTTCATCAGCGCGCCGCCGTGCACCTTGCCGCCGAAGTTCACGGACGTCGGCTCGGCGAGGAAGCGGAAAACGGTTTCGGTGCGATCAAGCGGCGCGGGGGGCGTGGCGGGCATCTCGGCTGGCTCCAGTTCTGCGGTGTGGCGGGAAAGGAGACGATTATACGTTGCACTGCGACATAGCGCCGCGCCCGCCGTGCGTGCGTGCGTGCGTGCGTGCGGGCGGGCGGGCGTGCGTGCGTGCGTGCGTGCGTGCGGGCGGGCGGGCGGGCGGGCGGGCGGGCGACGCGCGGCGCGGGAGCGGCGCGTGCCCGCGCACCGCTTTCGGCATCGCGCCGTCAGTTGCGGATCGTCACGCCCTGATCGATCGTGCCGTACATCTCGATGCGGCCGGTGCCGGCGCCGGATGTGCCAGCGCCGCCGGACACGCAGCCCGCACAGAGGATGGCGGCAATGAGGGTTGCAACAAGCGTTTTCATCGAAAGAAGCATCATCGAGCGGCCGGTGTGCCGCGACGGCGCGCCGGCGAATCATCGGACGTCGCATTTTACGCGTGCCGCCGTCGCGGGCGCGAAAGACGAAACGAAAGTCAGGGCTAAAGCGCGCGACGCAGCCACGCACACGGCGAAGCGCATTCGATATTTCGCCCCGAACTGAAACATCAAATGCGATCCGCGCCTACACTCGAAGCCGTCTCCCCTCCGAGGTCCGACGATGTCCGTTTCCGATCGCCACCACCACTTTCCCGGCCTGAGCCGCCTCGCTGCGCTGCTCGCCGACCCCGGACGCGCCGCGATGCTCTGGGCGCTGATGGACGGCAGCGCGCGCCCCGCGGGCGAGCTGACGATGATCGCCGGGCTGTCGCCGTCGGCGGCGAGCGCGCATCTCGCGCGACTCGCGGACGGCGGCCTGCTCGCGCTCGACGTGCGCGGCCGCCATCGCTACTACCGGATCGCGTCGCCCGACATCGCCGCGGCGATCGAGGCGCTCGCAAACGTCGCGCAGGCGGCCGCGCCACAGCGCCCGACCCCGCAGCCGGCACGCACGGTGCCGCCCGACATGCGCTACGCGCGCACCTGCTACGACCACATGGCGGGCGAGCTCGCAGTGCAGGTGTTCGAGCGGCTGATGTCGCGCGGCTGGCTTGCGACGGCGGACGGCGCGCTCGACGCGACCGCCGCGGGCGCCGCGCAATTCGCGCAATGGGGCATCGACGTCGGCGGCCAGCGCGCGAAGCGCCGCCGCTTCGCATGCACGTGCCCGGACTGGAGCGAGCGCCGTCCGCACCTGGGCGGCGCGCTCGGCGCGGCGCTCCTCGACAGCTTCTGCCGGCACGGCTGGATCGAGCACGCGGGCAAGCCGCGCGTACTGCGCGTGACGCCCGCCGGCCAGCGCGAATTCGACGCGCTGCTTACCGGCGAATGACGCGCGCTTTCATCGTTCTGACGAATTCCCGTGCATCGACAAGTCTTGTTACACGCACGTCAAATCACATTACAAAACGACCGTCCCTGAAACATGCCGAGCGGATAGAGTGAACTCATACGGCGCGTGCCACGCCGGACATAACAGAGACAATGATGACCATGCTTGCCGCTCGTAATCCGCTTGCGCTTTCGCGCATCGCCCGTCACACGCTCATCGCCGTCGCCGCGCTCGCCGCGCTGCCGCCGGCCATCGCTCAGACCGTCGACGCGCCGCCCGCCGGCATCGCCCGGCAAACGGGCGGCGATCCGCCGAGCCGCGTCGCGCGCCTCAACTACTTGTCGGGCGCCGTGACGACCGAGCCCGCGGGCGCGAGCGACTGGTCGTACGCGGCGGTCAACCGCCCGCTTACGACGGGCGACCAGTTGTGGAACGACTCGGGCGCGCGCTCCGAGCTGCACATCGGCTCGACCGCGGTGCGCCTCGGGCAGTCGACGAGCCTGTCGATCCTCAATCTCGACGACACGAACACGCAGCTCAAGGTGCCGCTCGGCACGCTGTCGACGCACGTGCGCGAGCTGCCGCCCGGCGCGTCGTACGAGATCGACACGCCGAACCTCGCGCTCGCCGTCGGCGCCCCCGGCGACTACCGCGTCGACGTCGCATCCGACGGATCGAGCACGACCGTCAGCGTGCGGCGCGGCAGCGCAACCGTCTACGGCGACGGCACGCAGATGCCGGTATCGGCCGGACAGCGGGTCGTCTTCACGGGCACCGGGCTGCAGGTCGCGGACACGGGCGCCGTGCCGCCGCCCGACGGTCTCGACGACTGGGCCGCGAGCCGCGACGCCGCCGAGGAACGCTCGGTGACGGCCCGCTACGTGTCGCGCGAAATCCCGGGCTACCAGGATCTCGACGCAAACGGGACGTGGCGCGACGACCCCGATTACGGCGAAGTGTGGGTGCCGAGCGCAGTGCCCGCCGGCTGGGCGCCGTACCACACCGGCCACTGGATCTGGCAGGCGCCGTGGGGCTGGACCTGGGTCGACGACGAGCCGTGGGGCTTCGCACCGTACCACTACGGCCGCTGGGCGTACGTCGACGACTCGTGGGCATGGGTGCCGGGCCCGCTCGTCGTCAGTGCGCCGCCGTGCTACGCGCCTGCGCTCGTCGCGTTCGTCGGCGGAGGCGGCGGCGGCTTCGACTGGAGCGTGGGCCTCGCGGTCGGCGGAATCGCGGCGGCGGGCGTCGCATGGTTCCCGCTCGGCCCGCACGACCCGTGGCGGCCGAGCTGGGGCGGCTGGAGCCCACGCTACTACCAGCACGTGAACCAGACGGTGATCGTGAACAACGTCAACAACATCAACGTCAACAAGACGGTGAACGTGACGAACATCCACAACACGTACGTGAACTTCCGTGCGCCGAACGCGGTGACGGCCGTGCCCGCGACCGCGTTCGTCCGTGGGCAGCCGGTGTCGCGCTTCGCGCACAAGGTCGATCCGCAGCAATGGCGCAACGCGCATATCGGCTCGGGCGCGCCCGGTGTCGCGCCGGTGCGGCAGAGCTTCAACGGCGCGCTGCGCAGCGCCGCGTACCGGCCGCCCGCGGCCGCCGAGCAGCGCTCGATCGTCGCGACGCGCAACCCCGTCGTGCCGGCCGCGTATCGCGACCAGCTCGCCGCGCATCTCGCGCAAAGCGGCGCGCGGGTGCCGGGCGCGGGCGCGCCCGTCGTGAAGACCGCAGTGCCGCCGAACTATGCGATGCGGCCCATGCGTTCGCCCGAAAACACGGGCGCGCCGAACCGCTGGGCGATGCGCAACGTGCAGCTCGTCGACACGCACGTGCCCGTCGCGCAGCCGGGACGCGGACCGCAGGGCGGCGTCGGCAATCCAGCCGCGCGCGCGGGCGAGCGACCGCAGCCGCCGAACATGCCGCAGCCGAATGCAGCCCAACCGAATACCGCGCAGCCGAACATCGCACGTCCCGGTATCCCGCAGCCGGGCGGCGCGCAGCTTAACGCGCCGCACGCGCCTGCCGTTCCGGGCGCGACCGCCGGGCCGCAAAACGCGATGCGGCCGAATGCCGCGCCGTCGATCAACAACGGCGTGCCGCGGCCGCCCGCGGCCGGCAACAACCCGGGCGCGCGCAATGAAGCACGCGCGCCGGGCGAAGCGCAGCGCCCGCAGCCGTCGTGGACACAACCGCATCCGCCGATCGGGCAGCAACGCGCGAACGGCGGCCAGTCGCGTGAGAGCGGCACGCCGAATCCGCCGCTCAATTACCGGTCGCCGACGCAGAACGCAGTGCCGCCGATCCGTTCGACGCCAACGCCGACGCACGCCGCGCCGCAGCCCGCCGAGCGCGCACAGCCGCAGCCGGGCTCGCCTGCGCCGCGCAACGAAATGCGCGCTGCCGAAGCGCCGCGCGCCGCACCGCGCGAAATGCCGCGCCAGGAAGTCGCGCCGACCGCGCCGCGCAACGACTATCGCGCGCCCGCCGCTGCGCCGCGTCCGCAAATGGAAGCGCCGCGGATGGAGGCGCCGCGGATGCCGGCTCCGCGCATGGGAACGCCGAGGATGGAGCCGCGCCCCGCGCCGCCGCCGCAAGCCGTGCCGCACAATCCGCCGCCCGCGCCGCGTCAGGAGCCTCCGCGTCAGGTGCGTCCGGATCAGCAGCATGGCTTCGATGCACACCGCGATGAGCGCCGGCACGCATGAACGGGCCGGCCTGCATCGACAAAAAAACCCACGAAATTCGTGGGTTTTTTGTGGGTCGGATGACGAACGAACCACGCGTCACCCCCGCCGCTCGATCGCTCAGACGGCCATCGGCGCAGTCAGCGGCTCGTGATGACGATAGCCGACGAGCGAGAAATCCGACGGCTCGACGCGCTCGAGCCACTCCGGCTCGTACTCGCCCGTCTTCGCGTAATCGGGCACACGCTCGGCGATTTCGAGCCGCGGGCTCTCGAACGGCTCGCGCTCGAGCTGCTGCTTCAGCATGTCGAGCTGATTCTCGTAGATGTGCGCATCACCGATGAAGTACGTGAACCAGCGCGGCGCGTAGCCGGTCAGCCGGCCGACGAGCGCCAGGAGCGCCGCGCCTTCCGCGAGGTTGAACGGCGTGCCGAGCCCGACGTCGTTGCTGCGGATGTACAGGCACAGCGAGATCTCGCGTCGCTCGACGTTCGGCAGGAACTGGTACAGCAGATGACACGCGGGCAGCGCGATCTCGTCGAGCACCGCGGGGTTCCAGCCGTGAAACAAAATGCGGCGGCTCGACGGATCGCGCTCGATCGTGTCGAGGCAGTCGCGCAATTGATCGATCGCCTTGTGGAGCAGCACCTTGCGCGCGCCGTCCTCTCCGAATCGAGCGACGACGCGAAAGCCGCGCGACGTCGCATCGGCGATCTGCGCGTCGGCGTGCGCGTCGAGCACCTTGTAGCCCGGCCAGCGTCGCCACTGAACGCCGTACACATCGCCGAGATCGTCGTCGCCGCGGCGATACGGATTCGCGAGCCACTGCGCGTTCTCATTCGCATTCGCGTCCCAGACCTTGCAGCCGAGCGCGCGGAAGTCGGCCGCGCTGCGCTTTGCGCGCAGGAAACCGACGAGCTCGCCGATCGCCGACTTGAACGCGAGCTTCTTCGTCGTCACGGCGGGAAAGCCCTGCTGCAGATCGAAGCGCAGCATCGCGCCGGGCATGCTGATCGTGCGTATGCCCGTACGGTTGTTTTGCCAGGCGCCGGCGTCGAGAATGGTGCGAACGAGGTCGAGATACTGTTTCATGCGGGTTCCTCCGGCCACGGGAAGCGGCCGTGCCCGCCATTTTAGCAAGGCCCGCGCTAGCAGGCCCGACGCAGGTCCTCGTCGCGCTTCCCGCGCGCGCTGCCGTCGTCGCGCATCCCGTACGCGCAAAGCAGCCGATAGAGCGTCACGCGCGACACGCCGAGCTCGCGCGCGGCGTCCGCGAGCCGGCCGCGATGCCGCAGCAGCGCGACTTCGATCGCATGCCGCTCGGCGCTCTCGCGCGCCTCCTCGAGCGACATCGGCGCGACCTCCGCGTAGTTCGACAGCTCGAGATCGGCCGCGCTGATCATGCGCCCTTCCGACATCACGATCGCGCGCCGGACCCGGTTGATCAACTCGCGCACGTTGCCCGGCCACGCGTAGTTGTGAAGCGCCGCGATCGCGTCGGGCGTGAAGCCGCGCAGCCGCCGGTGCGCATCGCCCTTGAAGCGCTCGAGCATGTGCTTCGCGAGGATCTCGATGTCCTTGCCGCGCTCGCGCAACGGCGGCTCCTCGAGCTTCAGCACGCACAGCCGGTGATACAAGTCTTCGCGGAAGCGCCCGTTGCGCAGCGCGACCTGCATGTCGACATGCGTCGCGGAGATGATCCGCACGTCGACCGAAATCGACGCATGTCCGCCGACGCGCTCGACCTTGTGCTCCTGCAGGAAGCGCAACAGGCTCGCCTGGCTCTCGAACGGCAGATCGCCGATCTCGTCGAGGAACAGCGTGCCGCCGTTCGCGGCTTCGATGCGGCCGATCTTGCGCTGGTTCGCGCCGGTGAACGCGCCGCGCTCGTAGCCGAACAGCTCGGCTTGCAGGAGCGTTGGCGGAATCGCGCCGCAGTTGATCGCGACGAAAGGCGCGTTCGCGCGCGCCGAGCGCTCGTGAATCGCGACCGCCGTCAGCTCCTTGCCGGTCCCCGATTCGCCGGAGATGAACACAGGCGCGTCGGTCGCGGCGACCTTGCGGATCATCTTGAAGAGCGCGAGCATCGCATCGCAGGTGCCGACCATCTCGCCTTCGTTGCGCACGGTCGCGGCGGCGGGCGCGAGCCCTTCCGACAGCGTGACCATCCCATACGCGTGGCCGACCGACTCGACGATGCGCTCGCGCTCGTAAGGCACCGTCACGTAATCGAAGCAGTAATCGCGCACGAGCCGGCGCACCGCCTCTTCTTCCATCTGCCCTCGTCGCGTCATCGCGATCCAGCCGACGTTCGGCGTCTTCAGACTCGCTTCGAGCTCGCGCAATTCGGCGGCCCCGACTCCGCACGAAAAATCGAGCAACCCGCCGGCAATCACGCCTCGCGCGGCGGAACGCCGCATCTCGCGCGGCGAATCGACAACGTCGGCCTGCCATCCATGCTGGTCGAAACAGCGCTGCAGATCCGCATTCGGACGATGGGAATAGTAAATGAGATGCCTTGCCGCAACATCCATGACGCCACCCAGTCAATCGATTTGCGTCGCGCGGCCTGGCACAGGTGCGCGACGGAACCGAGCCGGGATCTACGAAAAGGACTCGGCTCGTCATTTTTCACTTCCACTGGAACTGCGTTCCCCGTAGATCGACGCTTGGCTCGAAAATCAGAGGCGGTGGTCACGGCCGCCCCCATTTTTCGGATCTGTGTTGTTTCAGCCTACTGACAAGCGCACGACAAAGCAAATGAATTAAATCATCTTTTTTCAGCATCGGCTGCATCAAATCAATTGCATTCCTCTGCTGATATTCCGAAAGACTGTATCTAACGATTCGCTTAATTCGTCGTGCGCTTGAATGGAAGATTAGATTAATCCGTCGATTTTTGAATCAGCGGTATTCCCGATCGGCCGTTTCAAAGCTGAAACGTTTTGCACGTGTTTGGCCGTACCCCGATTCGTCCGCGCATTCGGGCAGCTCGTCCAGTCAACGGATGGCGCGCGGTGGCATGTATTTCGCTCGATCACCGGCAAACCGGAGAGACGTCATGCGCATCGCCGCTTGTCTTGCCTATCGACCACATCTCATCGTCACAGTGCTCACGGTATTGTTTGCGGCGTTGTCGCCTTTCGTCGCAATCGCGCACGAAAACGATACATACCGGAACGTCGACAAGCAGCCCGTGCATGTCACCGCTGCCGAATGGACCGAGCGTTTCGTGCATGTCGATGCCGGCGTATTCGCGCGACAGCGGGAGCGTGTGGCGGCCTCTGTTCCCGTCGCGACGCCGCTCTCCGACCGCAGCGCGGCCGTGACGCTGTGGGACGAGATTGGGCCGCCGACACCGCTGCCCGTGCCGTCCGATGCGCAGCGCACGGTTCGAGGCGACGGCACGAGCTATACGAGGCGATGACGGACTCGCATGTAAAGGGCCAGGCCCACCGCGACAAAACCACGCAAGACGAAGAGGAGACGAGATGACTGTACTGCCCGACGCCTCGCAGCCGTCGTCGCGCCGCGCGTTGCACGCTTTGCGGACCGGTTCCGCCGCCGCAATCGTGCGCGTTGAGCCGATGGGCACGGTTCCAGGCAGCGCGATCTGCACGCATGCGATCGCATCGCGCGGCGCGCGTCGACAGGCGCTGCGCATTCGCGATGATCACGATCATCACGACGTCGCGGTTTCGCGCGAGCAGCCGCGCCACACGAGCGCGACCGATGCGCGGAACACGGCCGCCGCATCTCGCCCCAGTCCGAAGCACTCGCGCATCTCCATCCGTCTCGCTCGGAACGGCGCATCGCATGCGACGACGAGCGCCGGATGCATCGCATTGCCGAATCCGCGAGGTCCGTCGCCCGCGCATCGGCATGCGGGCACAGCAGGTCTTCAGCGCGACAGCGTCGCAACCCGCACGCTGAGCGCGAAAGCGGAAACCGCCTCGGATAGCGAACTATCCGAGGCGGTCCCTAAACACGGAAGTCTGGGACAGCCGGCGGGGGGGCATGAAATGCAGCGGGCATTGCGCCACGGCGACGCGCTCGCGCATCTCATCGGAATCGTCCAGGTCATCCAGATAGCCGGAGCCGTTCATGCAACGGCGAACGTTTTGGTGCTCCGTCCCCCGGCGGGCACTCTTTTTGGCAGCAGAATCCATACATGTCGGAGTGTCTGATGAAACGCCTCTTCGTTGCATCGGCGATGATGCTTGCGTCGGCAATCGGTTTCGCGTTCGCTTCGCCGCTCCCCCCCGCTCCACACGGCACAACCGGCCTCACGCCGCGCGCGGACCTGTCCCGCTGGTTGGCGCGCGCCGATCGCGTCGATGCAGCGCGCGACGGCCTCGCCGCGACGGCCGCCGACGATCGGCCAATCGCGCCGGTGTCGAGCGCCTCGTGCGGCATGCACCGTCGCTGCGACTCGCATCGCACACGATCCGCGCGCAATATCGCCGGCGATGCGCGACTGCGCTCGCGCATCGCCGATCGGAACCGCGCATCGCTCGCTGCGTATCGATCGCCGCTTGTCGATTTGTCGTCCAATCGTTCGGGCGATCCGCCGCACGACGCGCACGAATCGACATCGACATCGAATCGCGCGACCGACTCGGGTCTCGGCGATCCGCAGCACACGCCTTCGATGCATGACGGCCGCTCATTCGTCGCATCGAAGTGCGTCGTTCAGCCAAGCGATCGGGATCGCGCGGTATACGTCTCGACGAATGCGAATATGTCGGCGCCGGCGAACACGCCGAGACATTCGCCACGCATGCGCGACGCCGACGACGTGGCGACACGTCGCATCGTCGCGCACGTTTTCCCGGCGCGGCGAGCGAACGTACTCGCCGCGACGAGCGCAATCGGCAGCATCGAAACGAAGACCGCCGGCGATGCCGGCAACTGGGAGGACAATCACTCGCGGTCGCCGCGCTGAAACGCAGCCGACGACGACTTACCGAGGAATGCGCATCGCGCCGCGACGATCGCAACGCGACACGCCACGGGGGGACCGACATGTCCGGGGAAATCGCGCCGACGCCCGCTCGGCCAGCCGCATTCGCGCGCCGCGCGTCGTGCGCGTGTGTCCTCGATCGTCTGGTCGGCGATCGGCCGGGCATGGTCGACGACCACACAACACGGCTGCGTCAGCCGACACGACGCTGCCGGCGCGCTTACGTTTTCCGCGCACCGCGCGACGCACATCGCGCTCGACGCCACCAGCCCATCCCGACCGAATGCGCCTACGCCGCATCGGTGCGCGAGCCGAGCGCAAGCCGACCGGCGTCGATCCCCGCGCCGCGCGCCCGCTTCGATTACGCCTTCGATCACACCTTCGATACGCATACGCCGACGATCGCGCCCGACAACGCATACGACGCGCCGCGAGCCACTATCGACGCGCGCATCCCCGACACGTTCCGAACAATATCTGCAGAGGTGCATCGTGCACGACTTCCGTCCCTACCCCGATTGCACGCCGCCCGGTCACGCCACGCATTCCTCGTCCGCATCGACCAACCCGAGCGCGGACGAGCAGGCCATACGCCCGCTCGTCTACCTGTCGCGCACGCCCGACACGACGCTCGTCGAACATCTGCGCGCGCGGCGCTGGAACGTGCACGTCGCGCGCTCGGCGAACGAAGCGGCGCGCCGCGTGAAGCCGAACCAGCCACAGGCGGGGATCGCGGATCTCGACGGTTTCGCGCCGCGCGAGCTGTCGACGCTTGAATTGGTGCTGCGGCAGCAGCAGGTCGGCTGGATCGCACTCGCGGGCGACACGCGCATCAACGATCCCGACGTGCGCCGGCTGATTCGCCAGTACTGCTTCGACTACACGCAAGGCCCGCCGCCGCACGAGACGATCGATTATCTCGTCGGCCACGCATACGGGATGGTCTCGCTGTACGATCTGGATTTCGCAGCGGGCATCGCCCAGACGACGGGCGACGAGATGGTCGGCGCATGCGACGCGATGCAGCAGTTGTTCCGGATGATCCGCAAGGTGGCCGCAACCGACGCGACCGTGTTCATCTCCGGCGAATCCGGCACCGGCAAAGAGCTGACCGCGCTCGCGATCCACGAGCGCTCGGAGCGCCGCAAGGCGCCGTTCGTCGCGATCAACTGCGGCGCGATTCCGAATCATCTGCTGCAGTCCGAACTATTCGGCTATGAGCGCGGCGCGTTCACGGGCGCGAGCCAGCGCAAGATCGGCCGTGTCGAAGCGGCCGACGGCGGCGCGCTGTTCCTCGACGAGATCGGCGACATGCCGCTCGAAAGCCAGGCGAGCATGCTGCGCTTCCTGCAGGAAGGCAAGATCGAGCGCCTCGGCGGACACGAGTCGATTGCGGTAGACGTGCGGATCATCTCCGCGACGCATGTCAATCTCGAAACGGCGATGCGCGAAGGCCGCTTCCGCGAGGACCTGTTTCACCGGCTGTGCGTGCTGAAGCTCGAAGAGCCACCGCTGCGCGCGCGCGGCAAGGACATCGAAATCCTCGCGCATCACATCCTGCATCGGTTCAGGAGCGACGGCGCGCGCCGGATTCGCGGCTTCACATCGTGCGCGATCGAAGCGATGTACAACTATCAGTGGCCCGGCAACGTGCGCGAGCTGATCAACCGGATCCGGCGCGCGATCGTGATGTCCGACGGCCGCCAACTATCGGCCGCCGATCTCGATCTCGCGCCGTACGCGACGCGCCAGGCGACGACGCTCGCCGAAGCGCGCGAGCGTGCCGAGCGCCGGACGATCGAAGCGTCGCTGCTGCGGCATCGCCACCGCCTGACGGAAGCGGCAGCCGAGCTCGGCGTGTCGCGCGCGACGCTGTATCGGCTGATGGTGTCGCACGGGCTGCGCGAGCTGTCATGGGGCGCCGCGCATCGGCCGGGCGCGGGCAACGCCGACGACGAAGCCGAGCGCACGTGATGCGCGCGTTCCGCGCATGCGGCACGGTGCATGACGTATAAGGCGCGGCGAGCGAGGCGTCCGTCGCCGCGCGTGCCGCGCGCGA harbors:
- a CDS encoding thymidylate synthase, with the protein product MKQYLDLVRTILDAGAWQNNRTGIRTISMPGAMLRFDLQQGFPAVTTKKLAFKSAIGELVGFLRAKRSAADFRALGCKVWDANANENAQWLANPYRRGDDDLGDVYGVQWRRWPGYKVLDAHADAQIADATSRGFRVVARFGEDGARKVLLHKAIDQLRDCLDTIERDPSSRRILFHGWNPAVLDEIALPACHLLYQFLPNVERREISLCLYIRSNDVGLGTPFNLAEGAALLALVGRLTGYAPRWFTYFIGDAHIYENQLDMLKQQLEREPFESPRLEIAERVPDYAKTGEYEPEWLERVEPSDFSLVGYRHHEPLTAPMAV
- a CDS encoding ArsR/SmtB family transcription factor; translated protein: MSVSDRHHHFPGLSRLAALLADPGRAAMLWALMDGSARPAGELTMIAGLSPSAASAHLARLADGGLLALDVRGRHRYYRIASPDIAAAIEALANVAQAAAPQRPTPQPARTVPPDMRYARTCYDHMAGELAVQVFERLMSRGWLATADGALDATAAGAAQFAQWGIDVGGQRAKRRRFACTCPDWSERRPHLGGALGAALLDSFCRHGWIEHAGKPRVLRVTPAGQREFDALLTGE
- a CDS encoding acyl-CoA thioesterase, which codes for MPATPPAPLDRTETVFRFLAEPTSVNFGGKVHGGALMKWIDETAYACAAIWSSRYCVTVSVGNIRFQRPILVGNLVELKARVVATGRTSMHIHVSVHAGDPKGGVLRQTTDCLVVFVAVDENGNPVPVPPFVPVTDEQKRLAQYAMEVRTALDKIVELKPEEVAKGEV
- a CDS encoding DUF6600 domain-containing protein — translated: MLAARNPLALSRIARHTLIAVAALAALPPAIAQTVDAPPAGIARQTGGDPPSRVARLNYLSGAVTTEPAGASDWSYAAVNRPLTTGDQLWNDSGARSELHIGSTAVRLGQSTSLSILNLDDTNTQLKVPLGTLSTHVRELPPGASYEIDTPNLALAVGAPGDYRVDVASDGSSTTVSVRRGSATVYGDGTQMPVSAGQRVVFTGTGLQVADTGAVPPPDGLDDWAASRDAAEERSVTARYVSREIPGYQDLDANGTWRDDPDYGEVWVPSAVPAGWAPYHTGHWIWQAPWGWTWVDDEPWGFAPYHYGRWAYVDDSWAWVPGPLVVSAPPCYAPALVAFVGGGGGGFDWSVGLAVGGIAAAGVAWFPLGPHDPWRPSWGGWSPRYYQHVNQTVIVNNVNNINVNKTVNVTNIHNTYVNFRAPNAVTAVPATAFVRGQPVSRFAHKVDPQQWRNAHIGSGAPGVAPVRQSFNGALRSAAYRPPAAAEQRSIVATRNPVVPAAYRDQLAAHLAQSGARVPGAGAPVVKTAVPPNYAMRPMRSPENTGAPNRWAMRNVQLVDTHVPVAQPGRGPQGGVGNPAARAGERPQPPNMPQPNAAQPNTAQPNIARPGIPQPGGAQLNAPHAPAVPGATAGPQNAMRPNAAPSINNGVPRPPAAGNNPGARNEARAPGEAQRPQPSWTQPHPPIGQQRANGGQSRESGTPNPPLNYRSPTQNAVPPIRSTPTPTHAAPQPAERAQPQPGSPAPRNEMRAAEAPRAAPREMPRQEVAPTAPRNDYRAPAAAPRPQMEAPRMEAPRMPAPRMGTPRMEPRPAPPPQAVPHNPPPAPRQEPPRQVRPDQQHGFDAHRDERRHA
- a CDS encoding sigma-54 dependent transcriptional regulator, coding for MDVAARHLIYYSHRPNADLQRCFDQHGWQADVVDSPREMRRSAARGVIAGGLLDFSCGVGAAELRELEASLKTPNVGWIAMTRRGQMEEEAVRRLVRDYCFDYVTVPYERERIVESVGHAYGMVTLSEGLAPAAATVRNEGEMVGTCDAMLALFKMIRKVAATDAPVFISGESGTGKELTAVAIHERSARANAPFVAINCGAIPPTLLQAELFGYERGAFTGANQRKIGRIEAANGGTLFLDEIGDLPFESQASLLRFLQEHKVERVGGHASISVDVRIISATHVDMQVALRNGRFREDLYHRLCVLKLEEPPLRERGKDIEILAKHMLERFKGDAHRRLRGFTPDAIAALHNYAWPGNVRELINRVRRAIVMSEGRMISAADLELSNYAEVAPMSLEEARESAERHAIEVALLRHRGRLADAARELGVSRVTLYRLLCAYGMRDDGSARGKRDEDLRRAC
- a CDS encoding sigma-54 dependent transcriptional regulator — translated: MHDFRPYPDCTPPGHATHSSSASTNPSADEQAIRPLVYLSRTPDTTLVEHLRARRWNVHVARSANEAARRVKPNQPQAGIADLDGFAPRELSTLELVLRQQQVGWIALAGDTRINDPDVRRLIRQYCFDYTQGPPPHETIDYLVGHAYGMVSLYDLDFAAGIAQTTGDEMVGACDAMQQLFRMIRKVAATDATVFISGESGTGKELTALAIHERSERRKAPFVAINCGAIPNHLLQSELFGYERGAFTGASQRKIGRVEAADGGALFLDEIGDMPLESQASMLRFLQEGKIERLGGHESIAVDVRIISATHVNLETAMREGRFREDLFHRLCVLKLEEPPLRARGKDIEILAHHILHRFRSDGARRIRGFTSCAIEAMYNYQWPGNVRELINRIRRAIVMSDGRQLSAADLDLAPYATRQATTLAEARERAERRTIEASLLRHRHRLTEAAAELGVSRATLYRLMVSHGLRELSWGAAHRPGAGNADDEAERT